A genomic window from Haladaptatus caseinilyticus includes:
- a CDS encoding LSM domain-containing protein — protein sequence MSGRPLDVLEASLNSVVTVQLKGGEEYTGTLTGYDQHMNLVIEDEDTTIIRGDNVVSINP from the coding sequence ATGAGCGGACGACCTCTCGACGTTCTCGAAGCGTCGCTGAACTCTGTCGTGACTGTGCAGCTAAAGGGTGGCGAAGAATACACCGGCACGCTTACCGGCTACGACCAACATATGAATCTCGTCATCGAAGACGAAGACACAACCATTATACGCGGCGATAACGTCGTTTCGATTAATCCATGA
- the purF gene encoding amidophosphoribosyltransferase, whose amino-acid sequence MSIGRDGNLEGPTEKCGVVGASLAGRDAARPLYYSLYALQHRGQESAGIVTHDGFQQHDHVSMGLVGDAFDEEDIEELTGSAGIGHVRYPTAGSVDKSCAQPFTVSFKSGSLALSHNGNLVNSGEIRDELAGKGHAFTSDGDTEVIAHDLARNLLEEDLIRAVKRTMNRIHGSYSLTIMHDDTVLGVRDPEGNRPLVIGKVDDGYVIASESAAIDTIDGELVRDVRPGELVVLKDDGEGYDTYQLVEREQTAHCFFEHVYFARPDSVIDGNLVYEVRRELGRKLWEESGIETDVVMPVPDSGRAFASGYAEAAQEDGSDVEFAEGMMKNRYVGRTFIMPTQDERERAVRLKLNPIKSTVEGRTVTIIDDSIVRGTTSTQLVQLLKDCGAEEVHMRIGAPPIVAPCYMGINMATREELIASDKSVDEIRDAIAADSLAYLSKEAIAESLAVQQGDLCLGCVTGEYPYDIEDEETDRDVSRPVIEGAGD is encoded by the coding sequence ATGTCAATAGGCCGGGACGGGAACCTCGAGGGGCCGACGGAGAAATGCGGCGTCGTCGGCGCGTCGCTCGCGGGTCGAGACGCGGCACGCCCCCTCTACTACTCGTTGTATGCCCTCCAACACCGTGGACAGGAATCCGCGGGAATCGTGACACACGACGGATTTCAACAACACGACCACGTTTCGATGGGTCTCGTCGGCGACGCCTTCGACGAGGAGGACATCGAAGAATTGACCGGTAGCGCCGGAATCGGTCACGTCCGGTACCCGACCGCCGGGAGCGTGGACAAGAGTTGTGCCCAGCCCTTTACCGTCTCGTTCAAGAGCGGGTCGCTCGCGCTCTCACACAACGGCAACCTCGTTAACTCCGGGGAGATTCGGGACGAACTCGCCGGGAAGGGACACGCTTTTACTTCGGACGGCGACACGGAAGTCATCGCGCACGATTTGGCGCGCAACCTGCTGGAGGAAGACCTCATCCGCGCCGTGAAGCGGACGATGAATCGAATTCACGGGTCGTACTCGCTGACCATCATGCACGACGACACCGTCCTCGGCGTGCGCGACCCGGAAGGTAATCGCCCGCTCGTTATCGGAAAAGTCGATGACGGCTACGTTATCGCCAGCGAATCGGCGGCTATCGATACCATCGACGGTGAACTCGTCCGCGACGTGCGACCCGGCGAACTCGTCGTCCTCAAAGACGATGGCGAGGGGTACGACACCTACCAACTCGTCGAACGCGAGCAAACCGCCCACTGCTTTTTCGAACACGTCTACTTCGCCCGACCGGACAGCGTCATCGACGGGAACCTCGTCTACGAAGTGCGGCGGGAACTCGGCCGAAAACTCTGGGAGGAAAGCGGTATCGAAACCGACGTCGTGATGCCAGTTCCCGACTCGGGTCGCGCCTTCGCGTCGGGGTACGCCGAGGCGGCACAGGAGGACGGCTCGGACGTGGAGTTCGCGGAAGGGATGATGAAAAACCGGTACGTCGGACGGACATTTATCATGCCGACGCAGGACGAACGGGAGCGCGCGGTCCGGCTCAAACTCAACCCGATCAAATCGACCGTCGAGGGTCGAACCGTGACCATTATCGACGACAGCATCGTCCGAGGGACGACCTCGACACAGCTCGTCCAACTGCTCAAAGACTGCGGGGCCGAGGAAGTTCACATGCGAATCGGCGCGCCGCCGATCGTCGCACCGTGTTATATGGGTATCAACATGGCCACCCGCGAGGAACTCATCGCCTCCGACAAATCCGTCGATGAGATTCGGGACGCCATCGCCGCAGACAGTCTCGCCTACCTCTCGAAGGAAGCCATCGCGGAGTCGCTCGCAGTCCAACAGGGTGACCTCTGTCTGGGCTGTGTAACCGGCGAATATCCCTACGACATCGAGGACGAGGAGACCGACCGCGACGTGTCGCGTCCGGTTATCGAGGGTGCGGGCGACTGA
- a CDS encoding 50S ribosomal protein L37e, with amino-acid sequence MTGAGTPSQGKKNKTTHVKCRRCGEKSYHSRKKECSSCGFGKSSKQRSYEWQSRAGDN; translated from the coding sequence ATGACTGGCGCAGGAACCCCAAGCCAGGGCAAGAAGAACAAGACGACTCACGTGAAGTGCCGCCGCTGTGGCGAGAAATCGTACCACTCGCGAAAGAAGGAATGCTCGTCGTGCGGTTTCGGTAAGTCGAGCAAGCAGCGAAGCTACGAGTGGCAGAGCCGAGCAGGCGACAACTAA
- a CDS encoding M20/M25/M40 family metallo-hydrolase: protein MNDEHRAFLETLLTTPSPSGFETPGQRVWIDYVSEFADDVRTDEYGNAVAVVDGEGPEIAFGGHADQIGLIVSGIDENGFVRVDKIGGSDRAVTKGQHVEVHTDDGIVRGVVGQRAIHLRDPADDEFEDIVDQHVDIGAKSKDEAEELVDVGDPIVFSPTIEDLHGTRLAGPGIDNRVGTWVAAEALRRAAERDTDATVYAVSTVQEEVGLQGAKMVGFDLDPDAIVAVDVTHAMDSPDVTSEERFNDIDIELGDGPVVARGSTNHPEVVSAVREAGRETDIPVQLQAAGVRTGTDADAFYTARGGTPSLNIGLPNRYMHTPVEVIDTDDLEAAADLLAEFAVQASGRDGFSVDL from the coding sequence ATGAACGACGAACATCGCGCATTTCTAGAGACACTGCTCACGACGCCCAGTCCATCCGGATTCGAAACGCCGGGACAGCGCGTCTGGATAGACTACGTTTCCGAATTCGCCGACGACGTACGAACCGACGAGTACGGGAACGCCGTCGCTGTCGTAGACGGGGAGGGTCCGGAAATCGCTTTCGGGGGCCATGCCGACCAAATCGGTCTCATCGTTTCGGGGATCGACGAAAATGGATTCGTCCGCGTCGATAAGATCGGCGGCTCGGATAGAGCCGTGACGAAGGGTCAGCATGTCGAGGTTCACACCGACGATGGAATCGTTCGCGGTGTCGTTGGCCAGCGGGCGATTCATCTGCGCGACCCGGCGGACGACGAGTTCGAAGACATCGTGGACCAGCACGTCGATATCGGCGCGAAAAGTAAGGACGAGGCCGAAGAACTCGTCGATGTCGGCGACCCCATCGTTTTCTCCCCGACCATCGAGGACCTTCACGGCACGCGGCTGGCCGGACCGGGCATCGACAATCGCGTCGGGACGTGGGTCGCCGCGGAAGCGCTTCGGCGTGCGGCGGAGCGCGACACCGACGCGACGGTGTACGCCGTCAGCACGGTCCAGGAGGAGGTCGGACTCCAAGGTGCGAAGATGGTCGGATTCGACTTGGATCCCGACGCTATCGTCGCTGTGGACGTAACACACGCCATGGATAGCCCGGACGTGACGAGCGAAGAGCGGTTCAACGATATCGATATCGAACTCGGTGACGGACCCGTCGTCGCACGCGGCAGCACGAACCATCCCGAAGTCGTATCCGCAGTCCGTGAAGCAGGTCGCGAGACCGACATCCCGGTCCAACTGCAAGCGGCAGGAGTTCGAACCGGAACGGACGCAGACGCGTTCTACACTGCCCGTGGTGGAACACCATCCCTCAACATCGGTCTGCCGAACCGTTACATGCACACCCCCGTCGAAGTGATCGACACCGATGATTTGGAAGCGGCAGCCGACCTACTCGCCGAGTTTGCCGTACAGGCGAGCGGCCGCGATGGCTTCTCGGTTGACCTCTAA
- a CDS encoding zinc-dependent metalloprotease: MNLYRSVRAVTGASGNGPIDWVAVAEAAKSATDPGSIDLSAVEQTGYANDVRDARARVRDVSGVSFDVPDTIEIQNRHHWIDANITTFQRVMEPIEEHGPAILPGVARVINTGTMSFMLALLGNNVLGQYDPLLLADGEDDHALYFVHPNIERIAGKLDVDFDRFRRWIAFHEVTHAAEFGAAPWLSDHLEARMESGVEALAHGEVDREAFRELDAAMTSVEGYAELLMDEAFDDEYEDLRRKIEARRKGMNPISKLVRRVLGLGMKRRQYERGKEFFERVVATTDIETATRVWESPENLPTDDELDHPERWLTRIEA, encoded by the coding sequence GTGAATCTCTATCGTAGCGTCCGTGCCGTCACCGGCGCATCCGGAAACGGTCCCATCGACTGGGTCGCGGTTGCTGAAGCCGCGAAGTCGGCGACGGACCCCGGGTCTATCGACCTCTCGGCCGTGGAGCAGACGGGCTATGCGAACGACGTACGCGATGCCCGCGCTCGCGTTCGTGACGTTTCCGGCGTTTCGTTCGACGTGCCGGACACCATCGAAATCCAGAATCGTCACCACTGGATAGACGCGAATATCACTACGTTCCAGCGTGTGATGGAACCCATCGAGGAACACGGCCCGGCAATCCTCCCCGGCGTCGCTCGCGTCATCAACACTGGGACCATGTCGTTCATGCTTGCCCTCCTCGGAAACAACGTTCTCGGCCAGTACGACCCACTCTTACTCGCGGATGGCGAGGACGACCACGCGCTCTACTTCGTCCACCCAAACATCGAGCGTATCGCGGGGAAGTTGGACGTGGATTTCGACCGGTTCCGGCGTTGGATCGCCTTCCACGAAGTGACACACGCCGCGGAGTTCGGCGCGGCCCCATGGCTCTCCGACCATCTCGAAGCGCGGATGGAATCCGGCGTCGAAGCGTTGGCGCACGGCGAAGTGGACCGTGAAGCGTTCCGCGAACTCGACGCCGCGATGACTTCAGTGGAGGGATACGCCGAACTCCTCATGGACGAGGCGTTCGACGACGAGTACGAGGACCTGCGGCGGAAAATCGAAGCGCGGCGGAAAGGCATGAACCCCATATCGAAACTCGTCCGGCGGGTGCTCGGACTCGGCATGAAGCGACGGCAGTACGAACGGGGCAAGGAGTTCTTCGAACGTGTCGTCGCCACCACGGACATCGAAACCGCGACACGGGTGTGGGAGTCACCGGAGAACCTGCCGACCGACGACGAACTCGATCATCCCGAACGATGGTTGACGCGGATCGAGGCGTAA
- a CDS encoding AAA domain-containing protein, with protein MNIRGTVADPGEVRTVTTRYGERELAEVVVEPDDDAPRTVTLWGKWTESAELLREGMELLVTDAEESEYDDETTYATSKESYVVVEPAFLVNVTDVRSWVQCPRMYYLNKLSGIPLNYPVVKGTIVHEVFGDLLRGRELDDSIDERVEEAGLELGLLGREAEEVAGEVRQNARAIEGWLEQGVLDDTDDWRSEYTLISERFGIKGRCDALRRGMPVELKTGKNTNRDPRFQDKIQAACYALLLQERDVPADTGTLLYTKNSALDRTEETGDLSPAKEFSIAKGLLEFVVRTRNEIAAMEFEMDVPTGYEANAKCQYCFEKDTCMVVSGRLGQESKAGEIGTPIPEDEREYFDRKYREIEEERRATHTEYAKLWRQSAQERADDDRALIDLEPTGQSQVDGGRWELRAKKTDDAVSKIREGDVVLASDGHPVSGHAELARVTQLGDEIVVTTDEPVELRRLDVYPSELSADRMLTALHDCLLKGDPRRKAVLFGRQKPEFATDREQYIPNNESQNAAVNRAVTAEDCALIHGPPGTGKTYTIARTIRALVEDGNRVLLSAFTNRAVDNALEALREQGFEDVVRVGTENGVREDMQDIRLEYGGEPGERAAELESASVVAATTATCGSRIMREQAFDVALVDEASQLTEPATLAAINLAERFVLVGDHHQLPPVVRAENGLSESLFERLVEQYPDASVMLERQYRMAQQIQAFSSQEFYDGVLRPASGDVAGQRLADLPDVTPERLAKEIDGWVTFLDSDGRAVGNTNPEEAERVRDLVSQFTDAGVDLEDIGVIAPFRAQVAEISRRVPDSVAVDTVDRFQGSSKEVIIVSFVATGDLDSPIFDDYRRVNVALTRAKKALVLVGDEAALRSAPLYDRMVDWAA; from the coding sequence GTGAATATACGGGGGACTGTCGCCGACCCGGGCGAGGTACGAACCGTGACTACCCGGTACGGTGAGCGAGAACTTGCCGAAGTGGTCGTCGAACCGGACGACGACGCGCCACGGACAGTAACGCTGTGGGGTAAATGGACCGAGAGCGCCGAGCTCCTCCGTGAGGGGATGGAACTGTTAGTGACGGATGCGGAGGAGTCCGAGTACGACGACGAGACGACCTACGCGACGAGCAAGGAATCCTACGTCGTAGTCGAACCCGCGTTCCTGGTGAACGTGACCGACGTTCGCTCGTGGGTCCAGTGTCCGCGGATGTACTATCTGAACAAACTGTCCGGAATCCCGCTGAACTACCCCGTCGTCAAGGGAACGATCGTCCACGAGGTGTTCGGTGACCTGCTCCGCGGGCGCGAGTTGGACGATTCCATCGACGAACGCGTCGAGGAAGCCGGGTTGGAACTCGGCCTGCTCGGGCGTGAAGCGGAAGAAGTCGCGGGCGAAGTTCGCCAAAATGCTCGTGCAATCGAAGGCTGGCTGGAACAGGGCGTGCTCGACGACACGGACGACTGGCGTAGCGAATACACCCTCATCAGCGAACGGTTCGGAATCAAAGGCCGATGCGACGCCCTCAGGCGCGGGATGCCCGTCGAACTGAAAACCGGGAAGAACACCAACCGCGACCCGCGGTTCCAGGACAAGATCCAGGCGGCTTGCTACGCCCTGCTCCTGCAAGAACGCGACGTTCCGGCGGACACGGGGACCCTCCTCTATACGAAAAACTCCGCCTTGGACCGGACCGAGGAAACGGGTGACCTCTCGCCCGCGAAGGAGTTTTCCATCGCCAAGGGGTTGCTCGAATTCGTCGTTCGAACCCGTAACGAAATCGCCGCGATGGAGTTCGAGATGGACGTCCCGACGGGCTACGAAGCGAACGCCAAATGCCAATACTGCTTCGAGAAGGACACCTGCATGGTCGTCTCGGGGCGACTCGGTCAGGAGTCGAAAGCCGGGGAAATCGGAACGCCGATTCCCGAGGACGAGCGGGAGTATTTCGACCGAAAGTACCGGGAAATAGAGGAAGAACGACGTGCGACGCACACGGAGTATGCCAAACTCTGGCGGCAATCCGCGCAGGAGCGTGCGGACGACGACCGGGCACTCATCGACTTGGAACCGACGGGACAGAGTCAAGTCGACGGCGGTCGCTGGGAACTCCGCGCGAAAAAAACGGACGATGCAGTGTCGAAGATTCGGGAGGGCGATGTGGTGCTCGCCAGTGACGGGCATCCGGTTAGCGGCCACGCGGAACTGGCGCGGGTCACGCAGTTGGGAGACGAAATCGTCGTCACGACCGACGAACCGGTCGAACTTCGGCGACTCGACGTCTATCCGTCCGAGCTGTCCGCGGACAGGATGCTCACCGCGCTTCACGATTGTCTGCTGAAAGGGGACCCTCGCCGAAAGGCCGTCCTGTTCGGTCGGCAAAAGCCCGAATTCGCGACCGACCGTGAGCAGTACATTCCGAACAACGAGTCCCAGAATGCGGCGGTCAATCGAGCGGTCACTGCCGAGGACTGTGCGCTCATCCACGGGCCGCCCGGAACCGGGAAAACCTACACTATCGCGCGAACGATTCGAGCGCTGGTCGAGGACGGCAACCGTGTTTTGCTTTCGGCCTTCACGAATCGCGCGGTGGACAACGCGCTCGAAGCGCTTCGTGAACAAGGATTCGAAGACGTGGTCCGGGTCGGTACCGAAAACGGCGTCCGCGAAGATATGCAGGACATTCGGTTGGAGTACGGTGGCGAACCGGGAGAACGCGCTGCCGAACTCGAAAGCGCAAGTGTCGTCGCGGCGACGACTGCGACCTGTGGTTCGCGTATCATGCGCGAGCAGGCGTTCGACGTCGCACTCGTGGACGAAGCCTCGCAGTTGACCGAACCCGCCACGCTCGCCGCCATCAATCTCGCTGAACGGTTCGTGCTCGTCGGCGACCATCACCAACTGCCACCGGTTGTGAGGGCCGAAAACGGCCTTTCCGAATCGCTGTTCGAACGACTGGTAGAGCAGTATCCGGACGCCTCCGTCATGCTCGAGCGTCAGTATCGGATGGCCCAGCAGATTCAAGCGTTTTCGTCGCAGGAGTTCTACGACGGCGTACTTCGCCCGGCCAGCGGCGATGTGGCTGGCCAGCGACTGGCCGACCTCCCCGACGTCACTCCCGAGAGACTCGCCAAGGAAATCGATGGCTGGGTGACGTTCCTCGATTCCGACGGGCGGGCCGTCGGCAACACGAATCCAGAAGAGGCAGAGCGTGTCCGGGACCTCGTCTCCCAGTTCACGGATGCGGGAGTTGACCTCGAAGATATCGGCGTCATCGCACCGTTCCGGGCGCAGGTCGCGGAAATCTCGCGCAGGGTTCCGGATTCGGTGGCGGTCGATACGGTGGACCGGTTCCAAGGGTCGAGTAAGGAGGTCATCATCGTCTCGTTCGTCGCGACGGGTGATTTGGACAGTCCCATCTTCGACGACTATCGCCGAGTAAATGTCGCGCTGACACGGGCCAAAAAAGCCCTCGTCCTCGTCGGTGACGAAGCCGCACTTCGGTCGGCCCCCCTGTACGACCGAATGGTCGATTGGGCGGCGTGA